From one Bradyrhizobium sp. Ash2021 genomic stretch:
- a CDS encoding SOS response-associated peptidase family protein, with protein sequence MCNLYSITTNQEAIGRLFRVVNRYVGNLAPMPGVFPDYQAPIVLTGADGRELATARWGMPSSAHALMEATKKRAAKLEAKGKPVDFKELLRMEPDGGTTNIRNVKSKHWTRWLGPENRCLVPFNSFSVFNKEEGGDIWFAFDESRPLACFAGIWTNWTSVRKLKEGETTNDIFAFLTTEPNAEVGAIHPKAMPVILTTPDEVETWMSAPPNEALRLQRPLPDGSLQIVARSAKEDPMRSTV encoded by the coding sequence GTGTGCAATCTGTACTCGATAACGACGAACCAAGAGGCCATCGGCCGGCTGTTCCGCGTGGTCAATCGTTACGTCGGCAACCTGGCTCCGATGCCGGGCGTGTTTCCTGACTACCAAGCGCCGATCGTGCTCACCGGCGCCGACGGCCGCGAACTCGCGACGGCGCGGTGGGGTATGCCGTCGTCGGCGCATGCTCTCATGGAAGCGACCAAGAAGCGCGCAGCCAAGCTGGAGGCGAAGGGCAAGCCGGTCGACTTCAAGGAATTGCTCCGAATGGAGCCGGATGGCGGCACGACCAACATCCGGAACGTGAAGAGCAAACATTGGACGAGATGGCTGGGTCCGGAGAACCGCTGCCTGGTACCGTTCAACAGTTTCAGCGTATTCAACAAGGAGGAGGGCGGCGACATCTGGTTTGCGTTCGACGAGAGCCGCCCGCTCGCCTGCTTCGCCGGCATCTGGACCAACTGGACCTCGGTGCGGAAGCTGAAGGAGGGCGAGACCACCAACGACATCTTCGCGTTCCTGACGACGGAGCCGAACGCAGAAGTTGGCGCCATTCATCCGAAGGCCATGCCCGTGATCCTGACGACGCCGGACGAGGTCGAGACCTGGATGAGCGCGCCTCCGAACGAAGCGCTTAGGCTGCAGCGGCCGCTTCCGGACGGTTCACTCCAGATCGTCGCCCGCAGCGCAAAGGAAGATCCAATGCGGTCGACGGTCTGA
- a CDS encoding ATP-dependent helicase: MQTATGYLETLNSEQQRAVEHGEEEGLPACPLLVIAGAGSGKTNTLAHRVAHLIVEGADPRRILLMTFSRRAASEMTKRVERIARKVMGDNGGIMTDALTWAGTYHGIGARLLREYAEQIGLDPAFTIHDREDSADLMNLVRHEKGYSKTESRFPTKGTCLSIYSRCVNAEMPIEQVIGAFYPWCSGWAAELKELFAAYVEAKQKQNVLDYDDLLLYWAQMVGDAGLADDVGGRFDHVLVDEYQDTNRLQSSILLALKPGGRGLTVVGDDAQSIYSFRAATVRNILDFPEQFSPPANIITLDRNYRSTHTVLAAANGVIGLAKERFTKNLWTERASAQKPQLVSVRDEADQARFIVERVLENRESGTLLKEQAVLFRTSSHSGPLEIELTRRNIPFVKFGGLKFLDAAHIKDMLALLRFVENPRDRVAGFRLLHLLPGIGSATAQRVLDRMAESADPIAALADVPAPARAGADWTAFVEVVGNLRYSEWPVDLERARLWYEPHLDRIHEDAETRRADLLQLEQITSGYPSRERFLTELTLDPPDATSDQAGVPLLDEDYLILSTIHSAKGQEWKSVYLLNVVDGCMPSDLGVGTSAEIEEERRLLYVAMTRAKDDLHLIVPQRFFVHGQHAQGDRHLYASRTRFIPEKLLGLFERAAWPVVPAGAGARAASQGPKVDIGARMRGMWR; the protein is encoded by the coding sequence GTGCAGACTGCCACGGGCTACCTCGAAACGCTCAATTCAGAGCAACAGCGTGCTGTCGAGCACGGTGAAGAGGAAGGGCTGCCTGCGTGCCCGCTATTGGTCATCGCTGGCGCCGGATCCGGAAAGACGAACACTCTCGCGCACAGGGTCGCCCATCTGATCGTCGAGGGAGCCGATCCCCGTCGGATTCTGCTGATGACGTTCTCCCGTCGCGCAGCTTCCGAGATGACCAAGCGCGTCGAACGGATCGCGCGCAAGGTCATGGGCGACAACGGTGGCATCATGACCGACGCGCTGACCTGGGCCGGCACCTACCACGGCATCGGCGCCAGGCTGCTGCGCGAGTACGCCGAACAGATCGGGCTGGATCCCGCCTTCACGATCCACGACCGCGAAGACTCAGCCGACCTCATGAACCTGGTCAGACACGAGAAGGGATACTCCAAGACGGAGAGCCGCTTCCCGACCAAGGGAACCTGTCTCTCCATCTACTCGCGCTGCGTCAATGCCGAGATGCCGATCGAGCAGGTCATCGGCGCCTTCTATCCGTGGTGCTCCGGCTGGGCGGCGGAGCTCAAGGAGCTGTTCGCCGCCTACGTCGAGGCCAAGCAGAAGCAGAACGTGCTCGATTACGACGACCTACTGCTCTACTGGGCGCAGATGGTCGGCGACGCCGGGCTCGCCGACGACGTCGGCGGGCGCTTCGACCACGTTCTGGTCGACGAGTATCAGGACACGAACCGACTGCAGTCCTCGATCCTGCTGGCGCTTAAGCCCGGCGGCCGCGGCCTGACGGTGGTCGGGGACGACGCCCAATCGATCTACTCGTTCCGCGCCGCGACCGTACGCAACATCCTCGACTTCCCCGAACAGTTCTCGCCGCCGGCGAACATCATCACTCTCGACCGCAACTACCGCTCGACCCACACGGTCCTCGCCGCGGCCAATGGCGTCATCGGTCTGGCCAAGGAGCGCTTCACCAAGAATCTCTGGACCGAGCGCGCCTCCGCGCAGAAGCCGCAACTTGTCTCGGTCCGCGACGAGGCCGACCAAGCGCGCTTCATCGTCGAGCGCGTTCTCGAGAACCGGGAATCCGGCACCCTTCTGAAGGAGCAGGCCGTGCTGTTCCGGACGTCCAGCCACAGCGGGCCGCTCGAAATCGAACTGACGCGCCGGAACATCCCGTTCGTGAAATTCGGCGGCCTGAAATTCCTCGACGCCGCCCACATCAAGGACATGCTGGCGCTGCTGCGGTTCGTGGAAAATCCGCGCGACAGGGTAGCCGGATTCCGCCTTCTGCATCTTCTGCCCGGCATCGGATCGGCGACAGCGCAGCGCGTGCTCGACCGCATGGCCGAGTCCGCCGACCCCATCGCGGCACTCGCGGACGTTCCAGCACCTGCCCGCGCCGGCGCCGACTGGACAGCCTTCGTCGAGGTGGTGGGAAACCTCCGCTATTCCGAATGGCCCGTCGATCTGGAACGGGCCCGCCTCTGGTACGAACCGCATCTCGACCGCATCCACGAAGATGCCGAGACGCGGCGAGCCGACCTGTTGCAACTCGAGCAGATCACATCCGGATATCCTTCGCGCGAACGCTTCCTGACCGAACTCACGCTCGACCCGCCGGACGCGACGAGCGACCAGGCCGGGGTACCCCTGCTCGACGAGGACTACCTGATCCTGTCGACCATCCATTCCGCCAAGGGCCAAGAGTGGAAGTCGGTCTATCTGCTCAACGTCGTCGACGGCTGCATGCCTTCCGACCTCGGCGTCGGCACCTCCGCGGAGATCGAGGAGGAGCGGCGGCTGCTGTACGTCGCGATGACCCGCGCCAAGGACGACCTGCATCTGATCGTCCCGCAGCGGTTCTTCGTCCACGGGCAGCACGCCCAGGGCGACCGTCACCTTTACGCCTCACGGACTCGTTTCATTCCGGAAAAGCTGCTCGGCCTGTTCGAACGGGCCGCGTGGCCCGTCGTTCCTGCCGGCGCCGGCGCGCGTGCCGCCAGCCAGGGACCGAAGGTAGACATCGGCGCCCGGATGCGCGGAATGTGGCGATAA
- a CDS encoding ATP-binding protein, protein MLHAGEIDVARRLAAGAPDFEPREEQYVLPIIGPSQSGKSIALDHYCETVIENEGHPKGEIPLLQVRISNGSSLKQLQADILGPLVVDENGEVVERELLDVKTQVQFRAKVRRYAKKRSCEVIALDEAQHLITRNAGKTAIAVAESIKLMAIEGAASFIVLGVPETWAIFQANNKQLPLRSRPPIFLNPLDFERPHEAELFAGYVVMLDAKLVEHGITTELSHFDDAALIASFWEVSGGVVGIVSRLVRVAWEYAYSLGISVVPKEFLAEATDNWALELGIARSNPFSDGARSVRIVKEEIGFSVGAIGRAK, encoded by the coding sequence GTGCTTCATGCCGGCGAGATCGACGTCGCTCGGCGTCTTGCAGCGGGAGCACCGGATTTCGAGCCACGGGAAGAGCAATACGTATTGCCGATCATCGGACCCTCGCAAAGTGGAAAGTCGATCGCCTTGGACCATTACTGCGAGACCGTGATCGAAAACGAAGGGCATCCGAAGGGAGAAATCCCTTTGCTGCAAGTTCGAATCTCGAACGGCTCGTCTTTGAAGCAATTGCAGGCTGATATCCTCGGTCCCCTTGTCGTGGATGAAAACGGAGAGGTGGTCGAGCGCGAACTTCTTGATGTAAAAACACAGGTACAGTTCCGAGCCAAAGTCAGACGATACGCGAAGAAGCGTTCCTGCGAAGTAATCGCGCTCGACGAAGCCCAACATTTAATCACCCGGAACGCCGGGAAGACGGCCATTGCAGTGGCAGAGTCAATCAAGCTAATGGCAATCGAAGGCGCGGCGTCGTTCATCGTTCTGGGCGTCCCCGAAACGTGGGCGATCTTCCAGGCTAACAACAAGCAGCTACCACTCCGATCGCGGCCGCCGATATTTCTAAACCCGCTTGATTTCGAGCGTCCACACGAAGCCGAACTCTTCGCCGGGTACGTCGTGATGCTTGATGCTAAGCTCGTCGAACACGGAATTACAACTGAACTGTCCCACTTCGATGACGCAGCCTTGATCGCTTCCTTTTGGGAGGTCTCTGGCGGCGTGGTCGGCATCGTATCTCGCCTAGTCCGTGTCGCTTGGGAGTACGCTTACTCGCTCGGCATTTCGGTCGTTCCAAAGGAGTTCCTAGCCGAAGCGACGGACAACTGGGCCTTGGAACTAGGCATCGCGCGCTCAAATCCGTTCAGCGACGGCGCTCGGTCCGTGCGAATTGTCAAAGAGGAGATAGGCTTTAGTGTCGGTGCGATTGGGAGAGCAAAATGA
- a CDS encoding TniQ family protein produces MTGEVGIYRTTIDGMEVTSFLDPPAPAPDESLVGWVARAAEDHAFRSISRALEKVGVLKCSPETLPLLGHQICDQISFLLKAPRAEVEARIYGAVHQTSGRNRQIEFFGSKIRKTYRQSKIRRVAPRALVASAHHRAIWDIRIFGFCADTKEVLLETCPVCRKKLGWRRTHGIEYCDSCKDEQGERATDLRDFPQPIVATQDEAGLSIMCDLIHPLSERREKARRSISAPLVEYSNDDIFEFGIALCCAETMKPTRTQKTLERPKCLEDYARFTPEILAHAGRAILDWPSGLHSITDSIRAKAEQRKAFYGIGKELGPLAAVRRLNTLPLGIGNLVQDAIDRDMLETAASSPTPRRADYRTRELITCRKASQKYHCERALLGRLAREGILKSIRADGCRLAPLLLYDAEIADLVERASEAERSIKAATRLGIPIGAMPDLARRGMITEVKGPEIRLLGSNDCYKTKSIDDLIASIEAAANCGTPPETHVTITKAVNRIGFPGPKPWGDVFQAILDRKLQIWRIEERITAATKRNAVEHIDQVYELVAPARLHLHSEQQGFVTYREAADIIGTCEVAIAHLVRANQLAATDQSRLKLERSDVIRFIKEKMLTSELSKRLGITYGQVPRYMASLGIEPILRAPADGNFVWSRQLVEAALSGSKNLAATTK; encoded by the coding sequence GTGACCGGTGAGGTCGGCATTTACCGGACAACGATCGATGGAATGGAGGTCACTTCATTTCTCGATCCGCCGGCACCAGCACCGGATGAAAGTCTCGTGGGCTGGGTGGCGCGTGCCGCTGAAGACCATGCTTTTCGTTCTATCAGTCGCGCACTGGAGAAGGTTGGCGTTCTTAAGTGCAGCCCAGAAACTCTTCCCCTTTTGGGCCATCAGATATGCGATCAGATTTCATTCTTGCTCAAAGCTCCGAGAGCAGAAGTCGAAGCTCGGATCTACGGGGCCGTGCACCAGACTAGCGGGCGAAATCGTCAGATCGAATTCTTCGGTTCGAAGATTAGAAAGACGTATCGACAAAGTAAGATCAGGAGAGTTGCACCCCGGGCACTAGTAGCCTCTGCACATCATCGGGCGATCTGGGATATCCGGATATTCGGATTTTGCGCGGACACGAAAGAAGTGTTGCTCGAAACATGCCCGGTATGCCGGAAAAAGCTGGGATGGCGCCGAACCCATGGCATCGAGTATTGCGACAGCTGCAAGGATGAACAAGGCGAAAGAGCAACTGACCTTCGCGACTTTCCTCAACCAATCGTTGCAACTCAGGATGAAGCTGGGCTTTCAATCATGTGCGACTTGATCCACCCCCTGTCTGAGCGAAGGGAAAAGGCTCGAAGGTCAATCAGCGCTCCGCTAGTTGAATATTCGAACGACGACATTTTTGAATTTGGAATTGCGCTATGTTGCGCGGAGACGATGAAGCCAACTCGGACGCAGAAGACGCTTGAGCGACCCAAGTGTCTCGAAGACTATGCACGGTTCACGCCAGAGATCCTGGCACACGCCGGGCGAGCTATTTTGGATTGGCCAAGCGGTCTGCATTCGATCACTGACAGTATCCGAGCTAAAGCAGAACAACGGAAGGCCTTTTACGGAATTGGGAAGGAGTTGGGCCCTCTGGCAGCAGTAAGGCGACTGAACACCCTACCGCTAGGCATCGGGAATCTGGTGCAAGATGCGATCGATAGAGACATGCTAGAAACAGCGGCGTCTTCACCAACGCCGAGGCGTGCGGATTATAGGACTCGAGAACTGATAACCTGCCGCAAAGCGAGCCAAAAGTATCATTGCGAGCGCGCGCTCCTTGGACGTCTCGCGAGAGAAGGAATCCTAAAATCAATCAGGGCCGACGGCTGCAGACTGGCTCCTCTGCTTCTGTACGATGCCGAGATTGCCGACCTGGTTGAGAGGGCTTCCGAAGCTGAAAGGAGCATTAAGGCGGCAACGAGGCTCGGCATTCCAATTGGTGCTATGCCCGATCTTGCAAGGCGGGGAATGATTACCGAGGTGAAGGGGCCGGAGATACGATTGCTGGGCTCGAATGATTGTTACAAGACGAAGAGCATTGATGATTTAATCGCTTCGATCGAAGCTGCGGCAAATTGTGGTACGCCTCCTGAGACGCACGTGACAATCACGAAAGCGGTAAACCGTATTGGTTTTCCGGGACCGAAGCCGTGGGGCGACGTGTTCCAAGCTATCCTCGATCGAAAGCTGCAAATTTGGCGTATAGAAGAACGCATCACGGCAGCCACGAAACGTAACGCTGTTGAACACATCGACCAAGTGTACGAGCTCGTTGCGCCCGCTCGCCTCCACCTTCATTCGGAACAACAAGGCTTCGTGACCTACCGGGAAGCTGCTGACATTATTGGGACTTGCGAGGTGGCCATTGCTCATCTCGTCCGTGCCAATCAGCTCGCTGCTACCGACCAGTCTCGATTAAAACTTGAGAGGTCTGATGTCATTCGTTTTATCAAAGAGAAGATGCTGACATCGGAGCTATCGAAACGACTTGGCATCACATACGGGCAAGTACCACGTTATATGGCTAGTCTCGGAATTGAGCCAATCTTGAGAGCCCCAGCTGACGGCAATTTCGTATGGTCCAGACAGCTGGTGGAAGCGGCATTGTCGGGCTCTAAAAACCTCGCAGCCACAACAAAATGA
- a CDS encoding phasin family protein, which produces MLNAGGNKAIGKSSPRKGKTERQGRKVEPRKQAGEQQGPEAEPRPDHLQDAQVQFNEQINEQISAPVASIDISTRETSATDIIPTVPAVSAEPVAVSIATIANAYGAYTGKSVELTWSFLEKLAAARSLDKAFEVQTEFAKQAFETVFAESRKIHELHSELARQRVVHLEGFVARMTQTTFVLRATRH; this is translated from the coding sequence ATGTTGAATGCAGGTGGGAATAAAGCAATCGGGAAGTCCAGCCCGCGCAAGGGGAAGACAGAGCGGCAGGGCAGGAAGGTCGAGCCGCGGAAGCAAGCCGGCGAACAACAAGGCCCCGAGGCGGAGCCCAGGCCGGATCATTTGCAGGACGCCCAAGTACAGTTCAACGAGCAGATCAACGAGCAGATCAGCGCACCGGTCGCGTCGATCGACATCTCTACACGTGAAACTTCCGCAACTGATATCATCCCGACCGTCCCTGCCGTATCGGCCGAGCCCGTGGCGGTCAGCATTGCAACGATCGCCAATGCCTATGGCGCCTACACCGGGAAATCGGTCGAACTCACCTGGTCCTTCCTGGAGAAGCTCGCGGCCGCACGGTCGCTCGATAAGGCGTTTGAGGTTCAGACGGAATTCGCGAAGCAGGCTTTCGAGACCGTTTTTGCCGAGTCGCGGAAGATTCACGAACTCCACAGCGAATTGGCCAGACAGAGAGTTGTGCATCTCGAAGGCTTCGTGGCCAGGATGACCCAAACCACGTTCGTGCTGCGCGCTACACGTCACTAG
- the ftsZ gene encoding cell division protein FtsZ yields MTDITDIREMKARIIVFGVGGAGGNAVNNMIAAGLQGVDFIVANTDAQALTMSMAKRVIQMGTRVTEGLGAGSQPEVGRAAAEEAIDVIRDHLTGAHMVFVTAGMGGGTGTGAAPIIAKTARELGILTIGVVTKPFHFEGQRRMRFAEAGIAELLKVVDTLLIIPNQNLFRVANEKTTFAHAFALADQVLYSGVACISDLIVKEGLINLDFADVLAVMREKGKAMMGRGEASGEKRVLNAAVAAISNPLIENPSIKRASGLIISITGGKDLSLFEVDEAATRIREEADPDANIIVGASFDESLEGIVRVSVVATGIDNLDPAHQTQAAESSLTELAGRLRNDSRRIAGRIERSQLLPQLESPPVLPAAQHPEGWAANPNAEHARPAAPQGLDPYGRSFPARNLIEENVLDIPAFLRRKAN; encoded by the coding sequence ATGACCGACATCACCGATATTCGCGAGATGAAGGCGCGTATTATCGTGTTTGGGGTCGGCGGCGCCGGCGGCAACGCCGTCAACAACATGATCGCGGCCGGGCTGCAAGGCGTCGACTTCATCGTCGCCAATACCGACGCACAGGCGCTCACCATGTCGATGGCCAAGCGCGTCATCCAGATGGGTACCCGGGTGACCGAAGGCCTTGGCGCCGGCTCGCAGCCCGAAGTGGGGCGCGCCGCAGCCGAAGAGGCAATCGATGTGATCCGCGATCATTTGACCGGTGCACACATGGTGTTCGTTACTGCCGGCATGGGCGGCGGTACCGGCACCGGTGCAGCCCCCATTATCGCCAAGACCGCACGTGAGCTTGGCATTCTCACCATCGGTGTAGTCACCAAACCATTCCACTTCGAGGGCCAGCGCCGCATGCGTTTTGCCGAAGCCGGCATCGCCGAATTGCTGAAGGTGGTGGACACCCTGCTGATCATCCCAAACCAAAACCTGTTCCGGGTGGCCAACGAAAAGACCACGTTCGCCCATGCCTTCGCCCTGGCCGATCAGGTGCTTTATTCGGGGGTGGCCTGCATCAGCGACCTTATCGTCAAGGAAGGTCTCATCAATCTGGATTTTGCCGACGTTCTCGCCGTGATGCGCGAGAAGGGCAAGGCCATGATGGGCAGGGGCGAGGCTTCTGGCGAGAAGCGCGTGCTCAACGCCGCTGTGGCTGCGATCTCCAATCCATTGATCGAGAATCCCTCGATCAAGCGCGCCAGTGGCCTCATAATCTCCATCACCGGCGGCAAGGACCTGTCGTTATTCGAGGTCGACGAAGCTGCCACCCGCATTCGCGAAGAGGCAGACCCGGACGCCAACATCATCGTCGGCGCGTCTTTCGATGAAAGTCTGGAAGGTATCGTCCGCGTCTCGGTGGTGGCGACAGGCATCGATAATCTCGATCCGGCGCACCAGACGCAAGCAGCGGAAAGCTCACTCACGGAACTCGCCGGCAGGCTGCGCAACGACAGCCGTCGCATCGCCGGCCGCATCGAGCGTAGTCAACTGCTGCCGCAATTAGAGAGTCCGCCGGTCCTCCCAGCGGCCCAACACCCCGAAGGGTGGGCGGCAAACCCGAATGCGGAACATGCGCGCCCCGCGGCTCCGCAGGGCCTCGATCCGTACGGTCGCTCCTTTCCTGCGCGTAATTTGATCGAGGAAAACGTTCTCGATATCCCGGCCTTCCTGCGCCGCAAGGCCAACTGA
- a CDS encoding alpha/beta fold hydrolase: MPYATTDDGVRLYFEETGSGRPLILVHEFAGDLRSYEPQMRHFGKRYRTIAFNARGFPPSDVPEHVSSYSQARAADDILAVLDHLGEPQAHVIGLSMGGFATLHFGLRHPHRALSLCIGGCGYGAELDKRDTFRAEADVIAGMIRTDGMPAFAERYAYGPTRVQYENKDPRGHAEFKAMLAEHSAVGSANTQQGVQKERPSLYMLVEEMRRIIVPTLIITGDEDWPCLLPGILMKQSIPSAALVVMPNAGHAINIEEPGEYNRIVGDFLSQVESERWPSRDPRAVSASITGMQKG, translated from the coding sequence ATGCCCTATGCCACCACGGACGACGGAGTGCGCTTGTATTTCGAGGAAACCGGATCGGGCCGTCCGCTGATCCTGGTTCACGAATTCGCCGGCGATTTGCGCAGCTACGAGCCGCAGATGCGCCATTTTGGAAAACGCTATCGTACCATCGCCTTCAACGCACGTGGTTTCCCGCCGTCCGACGTGCCGGAGCACGTCTCCTCCTATTCGCAGGCTCGCGCCGCCGATGACATCCTCGCTGTGCTCGATCATCTCGGCGAGCCGCAGGCGCATGTTATCGGACTGTCGATGGGTGGATTCGCGACGCTCCATTTCGGTCTGCGACATCCGCATCGAGCGCTGTCGCTGTGTATCGGTGGCTGCGGTTACGGCGCAGAACTCGACAAGCGCGACACATTCCGGGCCGAAGCCGACGTGATCGCCGGCATGATACGGACCGACGGCATGCCGGCATTCGCCGAACGATACGCTTATGGGCCGACCCGCGTTCAGTATGAAAACAAGGATCCCCGCGGCCACGCCGAGTTCAAAGCGATGCTGGCCGAGCATTCCGCGGTCGGATCAGCTAACACTCAGCAGGGTGTTCAGAAGGAGCGCCCGTCGCTTTATATGCTAGTCGAAGAAATGCGGCGCATCATCGTGCCGACGCTTATTATCACCGGCGATGAGGACTGGCCGTGCCTTTTGCCGGGCATCCTCATGAAGCAAAGCATTCCATCGGCAGCCCTCGTGGTGATGCCGAACGCGGGTCATGCAATCAATATTGAAGAGCCGGGTGAATACAATCGGATCGTCGGCGATTTCCTTTCCCAGGTCGAAAGCGAGCGCTGGCCGAGTCGCGATCCTCGCGCCGTCAGCGCTTCCATTACCGGAATGCAAAAGGGATAG
- the hydA gene encoding dihydropyrimidinase — MPFDTIIRGGTIATAADTFACDLAIRDGRIVALGHDLGAAETIIDATDRLVLPGGIDSHVHFAQPSGDGIVMADGFATGTRSAAFGGNTTVLPFCLQQKGQTLREALRNYHAQADGECHVDVAFHLIVTDPTDQVLGQELPALVQDGYTSLKVFMTYEGMALSDRELLETMAVARETGAVLMVHAENFDAIRFLTDRLERAGNTAPRFHATSRPIPVEREATHRAISLSELVDVPIMIVHVSNRGAMEEIRRAQQRGLNVMGETCPQYLVLTEKDLDQLNMEGSKYVCSPPPRDVDSQKACWEGLQQNVFSVFSSDHCPFRYDDPHGKLAPKGRTSFRWVPNGIPGVATRLPILFSEGVVKGRIDLNAFVALTATNHAKIYGLYPRKGTIAVGSDADIALWDPKRKVTIRHDLVHDGSDYTPYEGLEVTGWPVLTMVRGRVVVDDGVLVGAKGHGTYLQRTRPPARPDSAQR, encoded by the coding sequence ATGCCGTTCGACACCATCATTCGCGGCGGCACGATTGCAACCGCCGCAGACACGTTTGCCTGCGACCTCGCCATCCGTGACGGTCGAATCGTGGCGCTGGGCCACGATCTCGGGGCGGCGGAAACGATCATCGACGCGACGGATCGGCTGGTCTTGCCGGGCGGCATCGACAGCCATGTTCACTTCGCCCAGCCCTCGGGCGACGGCATCGTCATGGCCGACGGCTTTGCCACAGGCACGCGTTCGGCGGCATTCGGCGGCAACACCACAGTGCTGCCGTTTTGTCTTCAGCAGAAAGGCCAAACGCTCCGCGAGGCGTTGCGGAATTACCACGCGCAGGCGGACGGAGAATGTCATGTCGACGTTGCCTTTCATCTCATCGTCACCGATCCGACGGATCAGGTGCTCGGGCAGGAACTGCCGGCGCTGGTGCAGGATGGCTACACCTCGCTCAAGGTGTTCATGACTTATGAAGGCATGGCGCTTTCGGACCGCGAGCTTCTCGAAACGATGGCGGTCGCGCGCGAGACCGGCGCGGTGCTGATGGTGCATGCGGAAAATTTCGATGCCATCCGCTTCCTCACCGACCGCCTCGAACGTGCCGGCAACACCGCGCCGCGCTTTCATGCGACCTCGCGGCCGATCCCGGTCGAGCGTGAGGCCACGCATCGCGCCATTTCGCTTTCCGAACTCGTCGACGTGCCGATCATGATCGTGCACGTATCGAACCGCGGGGCGATGGAAGAAATCCGCCGCGCCCAGCAACGCGGACTCAATGTGATGGGCGAGACTTGCCCGCAATACCTGGTTCTGACGGAGAAAGACCTCGACCAGCTGAACATGGAAGGCAGCAAATACGTATGCTCGCCGCCGCCACGCGACGTTGACAGTCAGAAGGCGTGTTGGGAGGGCCTGCAGCAGAACGTTTTCTCGGTGTTCTCTTCGGACCATTGTCCGTTCCGCTACGACGATCCGCACGGCAAGCTCGCGCCCAAGGGGCGTACCAGTTTCCGCTGGGTGCCGAACGGAATTCCAGGCGTAGCGACGCGTCTTCCGATCCTGTTCTCGGAAGGCGTCGTCAAGGGCCGAATTGACCTCAATGCTTTCGTCGCGCTGACCGCAACCAATCACGCCAAGATTTATGGTCTCTATCCGCGCAAGGGAACGATCGCGGTGGGATCGGACGCCGACATCGCATTGTGGGATCCGAAACGAAAGGTCACGATCCGCCACGACCTCGTCCACGACGGTTCGGACTATACACCGTATGAAGGGCTCGAAGTGACGGGCTGGCCGGTCCTGACCATGGTCCGCGGGCGCGTGGTCGTCGATGACGGCGTCCTGGTCGGCGCCAAAGGCCACGGCACCTATTTGCAGCGAACCAGGCCGCCGGCTCGACCCGACTCGGCGCAACGATAA
- a CDS encoding aspartate/glutamate racemase family protein, with product MKILLLNPNTTRAVTDLLYSAGTKVISPGTELVAATAERGVPYIATRAEAQIGGAIALEMLAAADSSVDAAIIAAFGDPGLFGARELFDIPVVGLAEAAMLTACMLGRRFSIVTFARALAPWYQECVTMHGLDARCAGIRTLDGTFESISNVQAEKEDMLVSLANRAVEQDDADVVILSGAPLAGLADKVRDRIPVPVVDPTAAAVRQAETLVTLKPRKAITGTFRRPDPKPTIGLAKALAAVIEHRRSSDAKGGSL from the coding sequence GTGAAGATCCTGCTGCTCAATCCCAACACCACCCGCGCCGTGACCGATCTGCTCTATAGCGCCGGCACAAAGGTCATTTCGCCGGGGACCGAACTGGTTGCAGCGACCGCCGAGCGCGGCGTGCCCTATATCGCCACCCGGGCCGAAGCACAGATCGGCGGCGCGATTGCGCTCGAAATGCTGGCTGCGGCCGATTCCAGCGTCGACGCCGCGATCATCGCAGCGTTTGGAGATCCCGGCCTGTTCGGGGCGCGAGAGTTGTTCGACATTCCGGTCGTCGGCCTTGCCGAAGCGGCGATGCTGACAGCCTGTATGCTGGGTCGCCGGTTTTCCATCGTGACGTTCGCTCGCGCGCTGGCGCCCTGGTATCAGGAATGCGTCACCATGCACGGGCTCGATGCCCGCTGCGCCGGCATACGCACGCTCGACGGCACGTTCGAGTCCATTTCCAATGTCCAGGCCGAGAAAGAGGACATGCTGGTTTCACTGGCGAACCGCGCGGTCGAACAGGACGATGCCGATGTCGTCATTTTGTCCGGCGCACCGCTGGCTGGCCTGGCAGACAAGGTCCGTGATCGAATTCCGGTCCCGGTGGTCGATCCGACCGCGGCCGCCGTGCGCCAGGCTGAGACGCTGGTCACGCTCAAGCCGCGCAAGGCCATCACCGGGACGTTTCGTCGCCCGGATCCGAAGCCGACGATCGGATTGGCGAAGGCACTGGCCGCGGTGATCGAGCACAGGCGGTCTTCCGACGCGAAAGGAGGGTCGCTCTGA